One genomic region from Lynx canadensis isolate LIC74 chromosome E1, mLynCan4.pri.v2, whole genome shotgun sequence encodes:
- the TMIGD1 gene encoding transmembrane and immunoglobulin domain-containing protein 1: protein MAWKISCLMRMCRFLLLVILFLPCEVTSSVLTVNDKTENYILDTWLGSQESLKCAVKNHTREEELLWYRGEGTVDLKSGNKINSSSVCVSSISENDHGITFTCKLRRDQSVSISVVLNVFFPPLLSGDDLQTVEEGSDVKLVCNVKSNPQARMMWYKNSNILNLEQNHQVQQTSESLQLSITKVKKSDNGTYSCIANSSLQMETKDFHLIVKDKGVAIPIEPIIAACVVVFLTLCFGLIARRKSIMKLCIKDEDPQRETAL from the exons ATGGCCTGGAAGATCAGTTGCCTAATGAGAATGTGCAGATTTCTTCTcttagtgattttgtttctgcCCTGTGAGGTGACAA GTTCTGTCTTAACTGTGAATGATAAAACTGAGAACTATATTCTGGACACTTGGCTTGGCTCCCAAGAATCTCTGAAATGTGCTGTTAAAAACCACACCAGGGAGGAAGAACTACTCTGGTACCGAGGAGAGGGGACAGTGGATTTGAAATCTGGAAACAAAATCAACTCTagttctgtctgtgtctcttccATCAGTGAAAATGACCACGGAATCACCTTTACTTGCAAGCTACGGAGGGATCAGTCGGTGTCCATCTCGGTGGTGCTGAATGTCTTTT TTCCTCCTCTTCTGAGTGGAGACGACTTGCAAACCGTTGAGGAAGGCAGTGATGTGAAGTTGGTTTGCAATGTGAAATCCAACCCCCAGGCTCGAATGATGTGGTACAAAAACAGTAACATCCTGAATTTAGAGCAAAATCACCAAGTCCAACAGACAAGTGAGTCTCTTCAACTGTCAATCACCAAAGTCAAGAAATCTGACAATGGAACCTATAGCTGCATTGCAAATTCATCTCTGCAAATGGAGACCAAGGACTTTCACCTCATTGTCAAAG ATAAAGGTGTGGCTATACCTATAGAACCCATTATTGCTGCATGTGTTGTGGTCTTTCTGACATTGTGCTTTGGACTCATCGCTAGAAGAAAAAGTATAATGAAG CTCTGCATAAAGGATGAAGATCCTCAAAGAGAAACAGCTTT atga